A region from the Benincasa hispida cultivar B227 chromosome 12, ASM972705v1, whole genome shotgun sequence genome encodes:
- the LOC120067109 gene encoding protein BPS1, chloroplastic has protein sequence MSHSQEPHRQFFPFGNPFRMRSPKGSNLPSKLVAILNAFERSLAERLRKLHPSSKDDVLSLSWMILAMELLCETHSDVKNLIKELELPVPDWNEKWIDVYLDISVKLLDVCNAISSELSHLNQSNLMLRCMTHNLDSAESKRLSRTRASLEEWRLNISTTSSRIKNCCVILDSLVDSLDLPKVKNSAKGKVLMRALYGVKVQTVFVCSVFASAFLGSPKLFDLDIADIYSWGQTFSSLQNDVNNEIRNIYTHGKFTPLKELEAIDQCVGNLHQMIPKNPEVEEVQPLKNTVSELGGKAEKLSEGLHLLTKEVDNFFQIVLAGRDALLSNLRGC, from the coding sequence ATGAGCCACTCACAGGAACCACACAGACAATTTTTCCCCTTTGGGAATCCTTTCCGCATGAGATCTCCCAAAGGTTCGAATTTGCCTTCAAAACTTGTAGCAATTTTGAATGCTTTTGAGAGAAGCCTAGCTGAAAGACTAAGAAAGCTCCATCCGTCTAGTAAGGATGATGTTCTTAGCCTTTCATGGATGATATTAGCAATGGAATTGCTTTGTGAAACTCACAGTGATGTTAAAAATCTTATCAAGGAGTTAGAGCTCCCTGTACCTGATTGGAATGAGAAGTGGATCGATGTCTATTTGGACATCAGTGTGAAATTGCTTGATGTCTGTAATGCTATTAGCTCAGAGCTTTCACACTTGAACCAAAGCAACCTCATGCTCCGATGCATGACCCATAATTTGGATTCTGCTGAGTCAAAGCGACTTTCTCGAACTCGTGCTTCCTTAGAAGAATGGAGACTGAACATCAGCACCACAAGTTCTAGAATTAAGAATTGTTGTGTAATTTTAGACAGCCTTGTAGACTCACTTGATCTTCCAAAGGTTAAGAACTCTGCCAAAGGCAAGGTTCTGATGCGTGCTTTGTACGGGGTTAAGGTACAGACAGTTTTTGTGTGCAGTGTCTTTGCCTCTGCCTTCTTAGGCTCCCCAAAGCTCTTTGATCTGGATATAGCCGATATATATTCGTGGGGACAAACTTTTTCCTCCTTACAAAATGATGTAaataatgagattagaaatatatACACACATGGAAAGTTTACCCCTCTGAAGGAGCTTGAGGCTATTGATCAATGTGTAGGCAATCTTCATCAAATGATCCCAAAGAATCCAGAAGTCGAGGAAGTTCAACCGCTGAAGAACACCGTATCAGAGTTGGGAGGAAAGGCAGAGAAACTATCAGAAGGTCTACATTTGCTGACGAAGGAAGTCGACAACTTCTTCCAGATTGTTTTGGCAGGACGTGATGCTTTGCTATCAAACCTACGGGGTTGTTAA